The Bradyrhizobium sp. LLZ17 genomic sequence GAACGGGCGCGGATTTCCAGTGGGACTTGCAGATCGTCAACGGATTGTTGGCGCGCTGGCGGCATTTGGCAGCAGCGGGGCTCGGAACCACCCCGAGGCGCGCCGCTGCGAGGTTGCACAAAAACAAAAAGGCCGGCGCAAGGCCGGCCTTTCGTAACGCGATGGCGTTGGAGCCGAAGCTCAGTACTTGGCTTAGTACTTGGCGACGACCGGGCCGTTGAAGTGATAGTTCACGCCGAACTGCACGGTGTGGAAGTTGAGCGTGCCGGAGGGCACGGCGCCCGAGAAATAGGTCTCGCCGCCAAGGCTGCGATAGAGGTACTCGCCCTTGATCGACCACTGCGGGGCGATGAACGCTTCGACGCCAGCGCCGACGGTCCAGCCCGAGTGGAATTTGCTGTCGGAGATCGAGACCGGGCCCAGCGTCGCAGTGATCTTGTTGTCGATCCAGGCGTAGCCGCCGGTGCCGTAGAACAGGACATTGTTGACAGCGTAGCCGATGCGGCCGCGCACGGTGCCCATCGCGTCCGTCTTCGAGCTCACCGAGGCGGGAATCGCACCGACGCCCGGCACGAAAACCGCACCAGCTGCCGACGCGCTGACGTCAGCCCACGCGCCATCGGCCTCGACGCCGAACACGACGTTGCCGGTCTGCCAGTTGTAGCCGGCGGTACCGCCGACGAAGCCGCCCTTCATCTTCGGGTCGCCGGAAGCGTTCTCCCAGGCGCCGCCACCGACGATACCGAGGTAGAAGCCGGTCCAGTTGTAGACCGAGGCGATAGCGACAGGAGCCTTGGTGTAGGGGCGAGCCGCCAGATCGGCAGCCGAGGCGGCGCCAGTGAGAGCGAGCAGACAGGCCGAAGCCAGCAAAATTTTCTTCATTTCAACAAATCCCAGTCCCAGTTTCTGATTTGCCTTCCGTGCGTCGGAAGAGCATCGGACGCGTTGGTCCAACTGATGTCGTACCTACACCACTGAAGCCGCAAGTTGTGTCTCCCGAAAGTCACAACGGCCTAAAAATGTCGCAGATGCTGACCTATTAATTCCCCGTTTGCGCGGGCACAAAAAAAGGCCGGCACGAGGCCGGCCTTAGAGACGCGCGTGAAACCAGTGCTATCAGTACTTCGCGATGACGGGCCCGCCCCAGCGGTAGTTCAGCCGGATCAGTCCCATATCCACGTCCTGCCCGATTCGGTCGCTCCCGAACGCCGCGCCCGCTGGCGTGGTGAAGCCGACCGTGCGATGGCCGAGGAACAAGTGGTCGTACTCGACGCCCACCGACCAGTTCGGCGCGAAGCCGAATTCCAGACCGGCGCCGATCGCTCCGCCCCAGCGGGTTTCGCGTGCCGAAGCCAGCAGCGCGCCCGCGCCGGGCGTGCCGGCGGCGGCATAGACGTCGTACCTGTCTCCGACCACGGCGCCGCCGCCCTTCACGTAGAGGAGCACGCTGTTCCAGGCGTAACCAACCTGACCGGTGATGAGGCCGAACGCGTCGATGCGCGAACGGTTGCGATCACCCGTGACCAGAGCGCTGCCTGGGAAAAGTGTGCTGACGTTGTCGCCCCGGAAATCGGCCCAGTTGCCTTGGCCTTCAAGACCGAACACCCAATTGGCCGACTGCCAACGATAGCCGATCTGGCCGCCGATGGTGCCGCCCGTCGCGTTGTGACAGCCTTCCCCCACCAGCACCCCGGTCCCCGGTGTCACGAAGTCCCAGCATTTGTGGCTCGAACCGCCACCGCCGTTGATGCCGATATAGAAGCCGCTCCAATCGTAGATCGTCGCGATCGCAGGCGCCGGCGCCTTGGTGTAAGGACGGGCCGCAAGATCCGCTGCGCTCGCGGGAGCCGAGAGGTTGAACGCAATTAGGCCAAATGCACTTAGCAGGATTTTTTTCATTGCAGTCTCCCCAATCTATTGTTGCTTGCTTCAAGGTCCCCGAAGTGGCCTCAGGCGCGACGCCCATCCGAGCCATTCCAAGGCAAGTCTAGCCCCGTAAGGGCCCGGGTCCGTCTCCGGAACGCCACAGTCGGCGGTCAATCGAACGGGCTGCAAGTTGATGAATGTTAAGTATTTTTCGGGATAGGCGGGAACCCAAAAAGGTTCCATCGACGCACTGAAGCGAGCGGGACCGTGCTGCGGCCAAGCGCCGGTTTGCAGTGTCGGATTTCGGGCGGAACAAAGCTGGAACGGATCCCGTGTTGATGCTATATGTGGGGATAACCGAGGGCCTGGCGGGCCGATCGATGCCCGTAAGCGTATAGGGTCGCCCAACAGGCGGCGATGGCGCGGGCGCGCGAGCCCGCTAGTCGAATTCAGTGGCATTTGGAGTGGAGAGCGGCGATGGCGGGAAGCGTCAACAAGGTCATTCTGGTTGGAAATCTCGGCAAGGATCCGGAAATCCGCCGCACCCAGGACGGGCGGCCGATTGCGAATTTGAGCGTTGCGACGTCGGAAACGTGGCGGGACAAGGCGACCGGCGAGCGCAAGGAAAAGACCGAGTGGCACCGCGTCGTGATTTTCAACGAAGGGCTCTGCAAGGTCGCTGAACAGTATTTGAAGAAGGGCGCCAAGATTTACGTCGAGGGCGCGCTCCAGACCCGCAAATGGACCGACCAGAGCGGCGTGGAGAAATACTCCACCGAGGTCGTGCTTCAGGGCTTCAACTCGACGCTGACGATGCTCGATGGCCGCAGCGGCAGCGGAGGCGGCAGCTTCGGTGAGGAGCAGGGCGGCGATTTCGGCTCCTCCGGTCCCGTCTCGAGCGCGCCTCGCCGGCCCGTGGCCGCGGGCGGCGGTGGCGGCCGCAACAGCGACATGGACGACGACATCCCGTTCTGAGGACGCGGAGCACACGAGGAGGCGCCGGTTGGATCGGACGGCGCTTCACACGTCGTGTCGGCAATCTTGCCGTCGCGGGAAGGGCTCGGGATTTCCGGGCCCGCTTTCTCTTTGGGGGACATCGGATTGCGTCACGGCAAACCGGCCGACAGGGCAGGCTGGCCACGCGGTTTTCCCGGTGTTAGAGGCGGTTTCGCAAAGCCTGTTCCAGGCCGTTTCGAAGCGCTCCTCGCAAGGCCTTAAGTTATTGGAAAAATAAGCGGAAAAAGCACTTCCCGAAGGTCCGCAAGGGTGGTTATCAGGGCCTCGATGCGCTATATGATTCCCAGATAAAAACTCACCGGATTCCCCCTTGGCCGACGACGACAACAAGAGGCCCGGCGACGAGCCGGAGCGCTCGGATATTCGCCCCGTCTCCATCTTCGAGGAGATGAAGAAGTCCTACCTCGATTACGCCATGAGCGTGATCGTGGCGCGTGCGTTGCCCGATGCCCGCGACGGATTGAAGCCGGTGCATCGCCGCATCCTGTACTCGATGCACGAGCAGGGCCACACGCCCGACAAGAAGTACGTGAAGTCCGCCCGCGTGGTCGGTGACGTCATCGGTAAGTATCATCCGCACGGCGACCAGTCGATTTACGACGCCATGGTCCGCATGGCGCAGGACTTCTCGATGCGCGTGCCGCTGATCGACGGCCAGGGCAATTTCGGCTCGGTCGACGGCGATCCGCCTGCCGCCTATCGTTACACCGAAGCACGGCTGACCAAGTCGGCGCTGGCCCTGCTGGCCGACATCGACAAGGACACGGTCGATTTCCAGCCGAACTACGACAACAACGAGACCGAACCGTCGGTCCTTCCGGCCAAGTTCCCGAACCTTCTGGTGAACGGCGCGGGCGGCATCGCGGTCGGCATGGCTACCAACATTCCGCCGCACAATCTCGGCGAAGTCATCGACGCCTGCGTGGCGCTGATCGACAATCCCGCGCTGACCATCGACGAACTCATCAATATCGTGCCCGGACCGGATTTCCCGACCGGCGGCATCATTCTCGGACGGGCGGGCATCCGCGCCGGTTATCATCTCGGCCGTGGCTCGGTGGTGATGCGCGGCAAGGTCACGATCGACACCGTCCGCAAGGAGCGCGAGGCGCTCATCGTCACCGAGATTCCGTACCAGGTGAACAAGGCGACGATGGTCGAGCGCATCGCCGAGCTCGTCAAGGAGAAGAAGATCGAGGGCATCGCCGATCTGCGCGATGAATCCGACCGCGACGGCTTCCGTGTCGTCATCGAGCTGGAAACGCGATGCCGTGCCCGACGTGGTGCTGAACCAGCTCTACAGGTTCACGCCACTGCAGACGAGCTTCGGCGTCAACATGGTGGCGCTGGACAGTGGTCGGCCGCGGATCATGACTCTGAAGGATCTGCTCGCCATCTTCGTCGATTTCCGTGAGCGGGTCGTCACGCGGCGGACCAAGTTCCTGCTGGGCAAGGCGCGCGACCGCGCGCATATCCTGGTCGGCCTGGCGATCGCCGTCGCGAATATCGACGAGATGATCCGCGTCATTCGGACCTCACCCGACCCGACCACGGCGCGCGACACCCTGATGTCGCGCGACTGGCCGGCCCGCGACGTCGAGGACATGCTGACCCTGATCGACGATCCGCGTCACCGCATCAGCGAGAACGGCACGATCCGGCTGTCGATGGAGCAGGCGAGGGCGATTCTCGACCTGCGTTTGCAGCGCCTCACTGCACTTGGTCGCGACGAAATCCGCGAAGAGCTCGACACGCTCGCCGGCGAAATCGCCGATTATCTCGACATCCTGCGTTCGCGCGCCCGCGTGCTCGACATCGTCAAGACCGAGCTCGCCGAGGTAAAGGCCGAGTTCGCCACCCCGCGCCGCACGGTGATCATCGAGCAGGAGGGCGAGGTCGAGGACGAGGACCTGATCCAGCGCGAGGAAATGGTCGTCACCGTCTCGCATGCCGGTTACGTCAAGCGCGTGCCGCTGTCCGCCTACCGGGCCCAGCGCCGCGGCGGCAAGGGCCGCGCCGGCATGCAGACCCGCGACGAGGATTTTGTCAGCCGCCTGTTCGTCGCCTCGACGCATACGCCCGTGTTGTTCTTCTCCTCGCGTGGCCAGGTCTACAAGGAAAAGGTCTGGCGGCTGCCGATGGCCGCGCCGAATGCGCGCGGCAAGGCGCTGATCAACATCCTGCCGCTGGAGCAGGGCGAGCGCATCACCACCATCATGCCGTTGCCCGAGGACGAGTCGACCTGGGGCAACCTCGACGTGATGTTCGCGACCACCGGCGGCAACGTCCGGCGCAACAAGCTGTCCGATTTCGTCGACGTCCGCCGCTCCGGCATCATCGCCATGAAGCTCGACGACAACGAAGCCATCGTCGACGTGCAGATCTGCACCGAGCGCGACGATGTGCTGCTCACCGGCGCCGGCGGCCAGTGCATCCGCTTCCCCGTCAGCGACGTGCGCGTGTTCACCGGGCGGACCTCGATGGGCGTGCGCGGCATTGCACTGGCTGAGGGCGACAAGGTGATTTCGCTGGCGATCCTGCGCCACGTCGAAACGTCCTCGGACGAACGTTCGGCGTACCTCAAGATGCGCCGCGCGGTCGCCGGCGAAGCCGCGGCCGAGGAGCCTGCTAGCGATGCCGAGCTCGAGGAGACCTCCGGCAGCTTCCAGCTCTCGCAGGAGCGCTATATCGAGATGTCGGCGCAGGAGCAGGTGGTGCTGACGGTGTCCGTCAACGGCTATGGCAAGCGGACCTCGTCTTACGAGTACCGCACCACGGGCCGCGGCGGCAAAGGCATCGTCGCGATGAGCGTCAACAACCGCAACGGTAACCTCGTGGCGTCGTTCCCCGTCGAGGATGCTGATCAAATCATGCTGGTCACCGACAAGGGCCAGCTCATCCGCTGCCCGGTCGAAGGCATCCGCATCGCCGGCCGCTCGACCCAGGGCGTAATCGTGTTCGACACCGCCGAGGACGAGCACGTCGTCTCGGTCGAGCACATCACGGAAGAGGCCGAGAACGGCAACGGCGAGAATGGGAACGGGCACTAGCTTCGAGGGGCTGTAGCCCGGATGGAGCGTAGCGAAATCCGGGAGACTTTGTAGGTTTGCGAGAAACCCGGATTGCGCTGCGCTCCATCCGGGCTACTAACCTTCGCTAAATCTCCAGCTCCGTCCCGAACTCCACGACCTGCTTGGTCGGCACGCCGAAGAACGCGGCGGAGCGTTCGGCGTTGCGCTGGAGGAAGGCGAACAGGGTTTCGCGCCAGACCCACATGCCCGGCACGTCCTCGCGCGGGATGATGGTCTCGCGGCCGACATAATAGGTGATCTCGGAGAGGTCGATGCCGGGCAGCTTGCCTTTGCCGCAGGCCAGCGTCAGCCCGTCATAGATCGTCGGATTCTGCATGAAGCCGTAATGCAGGATGACGCGAGTGATGCCGGGGATGATCTCGATCACCTCGGTGCGGTCCTCATCGGCGATGTGGGGAAGCTCCTCGATCAGCACGGTAACGAGGACGACGCGTTCGTGCAGGACATGGTTGTGCTTGACGAACTGGGTCAACGCGAGCGGAACACCTTTGGGCGCGGACGCCAGGAACACCGCCGTCCCGGGCAGCCTTGCGCGACACTTGTTGACCGCCGTCTCGATCAGGTCTTCCTCGGGCTGGCGCAGCTTGGCGCGGGCCGCCTCGACCAGCTTCACGCCGGCGCGCCAGGTCAGCATCAGGAACGCGACGAGGGCCGCGAGCAGCAGCGGGAACCAGCCGCCCTCGAACAGCTTGATCGAGTTGGCTGCGAAGAAGATCATGTCGATCACGAAGAAGAAGCCGTTCACGGCCACCACGAGCCAGGGTGAATAGCCCCACTGAATGGCAACCAGCGCTGCCAGCAGCGTGGTGATAGCCATCAGGAGCGACACCGCAATGCCGTACGCGCCGGCGAGCGCATCCGAGGTGCCGAAGCTCAAGACCGCGCCGAGGGTTGCGACGGCGAGCAGCCAGTTCACCAGGGGCACGTAGATCTGGCCGATCGCAGCGCTTGTGGTGTGGCGGATCTGCATGCGCGGCAGGAAGCCGAGCTGGATCGACTGCTGAGTCAGCGAGAACACGCCGGAGATGATCGCCTGTGAGGCGATCACGGTTGCGACTGCCGAGAAGGCGACCAGGGGGTAGTGCAGGGCGTCGGGGCAGAGCTGGAAGAACGGATTCTCGATCATGCCGGGATCGGTGATCAGGAGCGCGGCCTGGCCGAAATAATTCAGCACCAGCGCGGGCAGGCAGATCGCGAACCAGGCGAGCCGGATCGGCAGGCGGCCGAAATGTCCCATGTCGGCATACATGGCCTCGCCCCCGGTCACGGCGAGGAAGGCCGCGCCAAGGATCGCAAAGGAGATGTGGAAATCCTGGTGGATCAGGAAGTCGAAGGCATAGAGCGGGCTGAGTGCCGCCAGCACCGCCGGTGCCTTGATGATACCGTGGATGCCAAGCGCGGCCAGCACGAAGAACCAGGCCAGCATCACCGGCCCGAAGATCCGGCCGATGAAGCCGGTGCCTTGCTTCTGGATCATGAACAGGCCGACCAGGATGGCGATTGTGACGGGCACCACCACCGGCGCCAGCGAGGGCGCGTCGACCTTGAGGCCTTCGATGGCGCTCAGCACCGAGATCGCCGGGGTGATCGCGCCGTCGCCGTAGAGCAGCGCGGCGCCGACGAGGCCGACTACCAGCAGATGTGCGCGCCAGGTGCCGGGCTGCGCGTGGCGGGCGTGCAGCAGCGCCAGCAGCGCGACGATGCCGCCTTCGCCGCGGTTGTCGGCACGCAGGATCAGCAGTGCATATTTCAGCGAGATGATCAGCAGCAGCGCCCAGAGGATCAGCGAGGCAACGCCCAGGACAGCTTCGGGTGTCACCGTCGCGCCATGGGCGGCCGCCTTCGCGGCTTCCTTGAGGGCATAAAGGGGGCTGGTGCCGATATCGCCGTAGACCACCCCGAGGGCGCCCATGGTCATGGCAATCGGCAACGGATCAGGATGATGGCCGGATGCAACTGCGGGCGTACTGGACAAAGGCAACCCCCCAATGGGTTCGCGCCCAACGGGCCATTCCGTTGGGCGCGAGCGTCATGCACTCTGCGATGGGACGCTGCAAATATCCATGGGGTTATACCGGCGTTTGTGACGCCAAGCTGACAGGCCGCTTACGGGGTACGATCGGCGGTCACCAGGCGAGCCACGCGAACGTCAGCCTTGGTACCGGCCCGGCGCAGGCAGGACGCCTCGAAATTCGGCCAGGCCTGCTGCGAGCAGTCCCTGCCGATGGTCTTGATGTCGAGCCGGTCGCTCTTGGCGAGAGCCTGCGGCACGCTGGCTTCGACGGTCGGCGCGAAGCCGGGCAGGAGGGTGAGGGCTGCGGCGACGCACGCGGCGAGCACAATCGCTGAAAGAGTCTTGATCATTGACGGTCCCCTGTGATGCGGCCGCTACGCCCAACGTGCGGCCCGTCATTTGTTGGGTGGATCAGTAACCATGGCCAGTTTCCGGATGTCTTCGTGGATACGGGAAATGGTTTCGTTCGCGCCCGGTTTTGTTTCGTGGCTGCCCGAGGACGAAACAAAGCGGTGGTTTCCAACATGGTTTGGCGGAAAAATCGGCAGGGAACCTGCCCCGGCTTGCCGGTCCGGGCCGGGCGGAGTAGGAGGAGACCATGCCGCGCATTGCCTTCTATCCAGGTTCTTTCGACCCGATCACCAACGGCCATCTGGACGTGGTCCGGCAGGCCGTTCCGCTGTGCGACAGGCTGGTTGTTGCAATCGGCGTCCATCCCGGCAAAAAGCCGCTGTTCTCGACAGAGGAGCGCCTGAAAATGCTCCACGACGTCTGCGGGCCGGTGGCAACAGCGGCCGGCTGCACCCTGGAAGCCACCACGTTTGACGACCTCTCCGTCACCGCGGCGCGTAGAAGCCGGCGCGACGATCATGATTCGCGGTTTGCGCGACGGCACTGACCTCGACTACGAGATGCGGCTTGCCGGCATGAACGAGGCCATGGCGCCGGAGGTGCACACGGTTTTCCTGCCGGCGTCCCCCATGGTCCGCCCGATCACCGCCACTTTGGTGCGCCAGATCGCAGCCATGGGCGGCGATGTCTCGACGTTCGTGCCGCCGCTGGTCGCATCGCTACTCAAGGCCAAATTCGCCGGCTAACGGCGCGCTTTCCACCTGACCTGATCCGGAGTTCTCATGATCCGTCGTCTCGCAATTCTTGCCACGATGTTTGCCGCGCTTCTTGCCACGTTCCCCGCGGGCGCTCAGACCCTGCCGGCCGGCCTCGACAAGGCCAACGCCATCGTCATCGACTCCACCAAAGGCCGCATCGTCATCAAGCTGAGGCC encodes the following:
- a CDS encoding outer membrane protein encodes the protein MKKILLASACLLALTGAASAADLAARPYTKAPVAIASVYNWTGFYLGIVGGGAWENASGDPKMKGGFVGGTAGYNWQTGNVVFGVEADGAWADVSASAAGAVFVPGVGAIPASVSSKTDAMGTVRGRIGYAVNNVLFYGTGGYAWIDNKITATLGPVSISDSKFHSGWTVGAGVEAFIAPQWSIKGEYLYRSLGGETYFSGAVPSGTLNFHTVQFGVNYHFNGPVVAKY
- a CDS encoding outer membrane protein, translating into MKKILLSAFGLIAFNLSAPASAADLAARPYTKAPAPAIATIYDWSGFYIGINGGGGSSHKCWDFVTPGTGVLVGEGCHNATGGTIGGQIGYRWQSANWVFGLEGQGNWADFRGDNVSTLFPGSALVTGDRNRSRIDAFGLITGQVGYAWNSVLLYVKGGGAVVGDRYDVYAAAGTPGAGALLASARETRWGGAIGAGLEFGFAPNWSVGVEYDHLFLGHRTVGFTTPAGAAFGSDRIGQDVDMGLIRLNYRWGGPVIAKY
- a CDS encoding single-stranded DNA-binding protein — encoded protein: MAGSVNKVILVGNLGKDPEIRRTQDGRPIANLSVATSETWRDKATGERKEKTEWHRVVIFNEGLCKVAEQYLKKGAKIYVEGALQTRKWTDQSGVEKYSTEVVLQGFNSTLTMLDGRSGSGGGSFGEEQGGDFGSSGPVSSAPRRPVAAGGGGGRNSDMDDDIPF
- a CDS encoding potassium transporter Kup, whose translation is MTMGALGVVYGDIGTSPLYALKEAAKAAAHGATVTPEAVLGVASLILWALLLIISLKYALLILRADNRGEGGIVALLALLHARHAQPGTWRAHLLVVGLVGAALLYGDGAITPAISVLSAIEGLKVDAPSLAPVVVPVTIAILVGLFMIQKQGTGFIGRIFGPVMLAWFFVLAALGIHGIIKAPAVLAALSPLYAFDFLIHQDFHISFAILGAAFLAVTGGEAMYADMGHFGRLPIRLAWFAICLPALVLNYFGQAALLITDPGMIENPFFQLCPDALHYPLVAFSAVATVIASQAIISGVFSLTQQSIQLGFLPRMQIRHTTSAAIGQIYVPLVNWLLAVATLGAVLSFGTSDALAGAYGIAVSLLMAITTLLAALVAIQWGYSPWLVVAVNGFFFVIDMIFFAANSIKLFEGGWFPLLLAALVAFLMLTWRAGVKLVEAARAKLRQPEEDLIETAVNKCRARLPGTAVFLASAPKGVPLALTQFVKHNHVLHERVVLVTVLIEELPHIADEDRTEVIEIIPGITRVILHYGFMQNPTIYDGLTLACGKGKLPGIDLSEITYYVGRETIIPREDVPGMWVWRETLFAFLQRNAERSAAFFGVPTKQVVEFGTELEI